In Larimichthys crocea isolate SSNF chromosome XXII, L_crocea_2.0, whole genome shotgun sequence, the genomic stretch ATCAAACATCTGCACTTACAATGTAGTATTGTATTTTGTTGCTCTGATTGAGGTTGCAGGCTACATTTATGTGATTCAAATGTCTGaaaaaaggctttaaaaaggaacaatatgtcagatatttactgtattaaatcattaaatgaatatgctgtgtcatcagagattaaTGAAACATGTTCAACTGAAATATGAGCTTCTCGACAACATCACTCAGTCAGTATGTGCCTATTCAATATTtcattatgtttaattttaaaataatttccagTAAATCGAACACTGGATCCTGACCCACAGCGCTGTGGAtagatttaattattatttcccTTGAAAAGTTTCCAAAGATGCGACCTACAACACCGCTGTGGGTAAGTATCAAAATCAAGTTACATAATCATCATCGGTAAACAGCGGGACCGACTCGGCTCTTGCTGCCAGAGAAGGTTTGTTTTGCCGGTAGAGAGGACTGACTGGGTCACAGCCACTTTCAAGTTAAGTTAAGGTTCAGTGTCTTTAATCTGGAAACTTGCATGAGCTTCGAGTCTGGAGCTCAGAGTTCCAGTGTTTTGAATTAGCACTGCAGCTACACTACACCAATGTTTAACCACTAGGTATCACTGTTACATACTAAAAATAACTAACAGTAGCTAATAGTGACAAAAAggttacatattgttcctttaatcGACCATACACAAAAAGGTTAAGGATAAGACTTTACCTGAAGGTGGTGGTGGGCGTTGAGGGGGTGCTGGTCTGGCAGGAGGGGCTTGGGGTCGAGGTGGAGGCGGGCGTTTGGGCTCCACGCCTTGAGATGTGGGGGCACCGGGCTGGAAGTCAACAGGAGGACctgtaaggaaaaaaaataagtttttcaAATGCACGTTTACTGAACGCAGAAAATACTGTTTCCCCTAAATTTACACTTCTCTGGACAAAAGCATGGTTTAATGCCTCTAACGTAAAAATCACTGCACGCTGCACACATGTTTCAACAGGAAACAAGTAGTCTGCTATAAAACACACCACAAGCTGTCTAACACTAAACACTGATTCATTCATCACGTTACCTGGAAGTTCTCTCCTCACTGATGCTGGACTTAAATCTGCTTCCAttacaaacaagaacaaaataaCAGTTTACATTCCTGCAGACTAGAACCTGAGCAGACAAGTGGAATGTACTTTAATGAACCTGATTTGAAGTATGAGTCATGCTGTGTTTACCTTGTGGAGGTCGGGAGGGCTGTCCACGACTCGGTCTGCTGGGGGCTGAAGGTTCTCCGTGGGTTGGGGAGGGACAGGGACTGGTGCgtggggaggggagaggggaggatcCGGGGCCGGAGCCTGCTCCAGGCTGCAGGTGCTGGGGGAGGAATTCCTCCACCTCATCATCCACATCACCTGGTACAGAAGACAATACAGCATAAATTGGTGTTCTTAATatccacatttttaaaaagaattgGTATTGCTTGGCCGTCACTGCTCACCTTCCATATCGTAATCATCGTCGCCCATGTCTGTGTCCTCTGCGAGCAGGGTGGAGCTTGCCGAGGTGGGGATGCTTCCACAGATCCTCTCTAcgctcatctcctcctccagactCCTGATCCAGCCGGGACTCTTGAGACGGATGTCAATCACCTTGTCAAGAACCTAGAATGCAACCAAGAGACATAGATAAAAGAGAAGCAGACATTAGGTACACAATTGATAAAAAAAGTGTTGGAGTGGAAGAATTTCTACAGTTTAGAAGTAATTTATATCATCAGTGATGACTTACAGTGGAAGCACTCAGAGACAGAGCGGCCAGAGCAGAGTAACCTTCCAGGAAGGTCACCCACATCTTCTCCTCAACAAACCTGTATAAAGAAGGACATCATCAGTGCAGTCTAACTCTCTGAAGGCAACAcacaactgactgactgatcgATCTCAGGCTGACCTGATGAGGATGACCTCTCCAAACTGAGCAAACTTGTCCAGCAGCTCATCTATGAGCGCATCATCAAAGTAGTCGTCAGGGCCGGAGGAGCAGAGTGACACCAGGATGGTGCCGTCCGGAGGCCCCTGCAGGGCGATGACGTCTTTGTAAACCTGGTGCCGAGCCTCCGGGTCGACCTCCAGAATGTCTACGTCTATGATCGACACCACAGGCCTAGAGAAAGACATGAGACATTGAGGATGGTGATGactgattaaaaagaaaaattaagtCTTTGTGATCAGTAGATATCAGTCATGACCACATAGAGAAATATCCTGTTACCTACCTGTGGTCTGAGGTCTTAAGCTCAGCCCTGCCATAGTACTTGAGAGTCCCAGGGCTCCAGGGGTGATCTGGATCATCCTCATTCTCTGCAAATGTAGAAGCTGCCCCTACTACATTCAGCTCTTCAGCTGCAAAACATGAACAGATGCAATATATgtataaaagcaaacaaatagTTCACACATCCTCTGGTTTAGATTTGTATTCGTTATTTAGTCATACCTGTGCAGAACGTAGGAAAAATACTAAAACATATTGGTGCTGGGTTGTAATGTTGTCTTTAGTCTGAAATGGAGGTGAAGGAGACTCTCTGGGCTAGTTGGACTGCATCTTACCTGTTTTGTCAAAgttccacttcctcctcttccagaGGATGCGATCAGTCCAGGCTGGTGTGCGGCACTTCTCACTGGTGTCATAATCTTCTGAGAAGAGGTCATACTTATAGGTGGGGGCAAAATCTAACTTCCCCTCAATAAAACCTCGGAAAACCTGTTGAAGACATGTCTGCATTAGTGCGAAACCCAGGATAGCAGGTGTTACTGTTTTCTCTTGAGAGGTAGTCATTAGTGCTGTCAACGGGCATGTACGTCATACCAAACCAGCATTCTTTTGGTCGAGTAACTGGTCCCCGGCTGTCAAGGCATCCCAGTTCTGCTGTTTGATGAGCTCTTTTACTTCCTCGTTGGGCAGGCTGATTCGATAGTTAAAGTCTCCACACCAGAAAACATAGTCGTGCGAGTACAACAGACGACCCTGGCAGGGAAAGATGGATGAGGTTATGCTTATATTATGCAGAAGAAGTGTTTgaaaattaatttgtttaatgtCATGGTTATTACCATGGGGAAGCTGAGTCGGCGTGTGATCTCGCTGTAGTCGTCATTCCTCTCCTTGACCTGTGACTGGCCGGCAGCGAAGTGGGAGCAGACGAAGCAGATGCTGGTGGTGTGGAATAGCAGGCGGATGGCCACGCCTCCTTTATTGCCTGTAGCCCCACCCATTCCCGTTTTTACAGTATCGACAGCAACATCCCTGGGAAATGCAAAGAATGAATCTGTTACAGTACCTCCATGTATGATTAGATAAGTGTCTAATGAGAACGTGTACAGTTCATACCTGATGAAGGGGGCGTGCTGAGGGcggatgaaaacaaacagacacactccCACCAGCTGCTCAGAGGCCAGCAGCACATACTTATGGTCTCGCGATATGTTTTTTTGTAGCTCAGCTGCCCAAAGTTTCTGGTTAGTGGTGCTGAGACAAGAACGGGGACATGTGTCATtatggaaaagaaataaaaacaaacaaaaaacataaagtgaGTGATAAGTCGCATTAGCCATGATGCAGCCCAGCTCTTTATCTAACTAACTTTATTATCTCAAGAACAAATTTAGGATCTGAAATAAACTCATGGCCACCTTTTAAAATCAACTCTTTTATGAGAGGTGGGGGTCTTGCACACATACCTGGCACTGACAATGTTCCCAGCATTCAGTTCAACCATTTCCTCAAAACCGATGGCAAAGATATCTATGGGGTTGGCTTTGCTgtctgtgaagagaaaaaataaagaaataatatatataataaatgcTTCAATGAAAACAGTCTACTCTATAACCCTTTTAGTCATATTAGCTGTTCTCCCGTTTCCAGTtcttgtgctaagctaagctaactggccaGACACGAGAGCAGTACTGGTATATAATTTGAAAGCCAGTAAGTGTAGAAGAACAGCAATTTTCCAGAGATAACAGTTTGCACCGGCAACTGCAgataaagaaacacagacataccCTGGAACTCGGGATGTCCCGCCTTCTTTGGAGCGTCCAGCAGCCAGTCGTTGAGCGTCTGGTTGCGGAAAGCAATGCTGCGAAACTGTTTACCGCCGTTGACGTTCCAGGTGCCGACGCACACCCGTATCTGCTTGGGCTTTGTGTATTTATGGTAGTTCTGACACATTCCAAGCAGTACTCTCGGGGAAGCTGCAGAGCGGAGGAGAGCAGGATTAGTTTGTAAAAtggcgtgagtgtgtgtgtgtgtctgtgtatctgcaGGAAGGGTGGCATACagggaaacaaatgaaataaggGGAAACGCTGATCAAAACCAACAAAAGCTATGGGAGAACAAGCAAATACTAAATAGGAAGACTGAAACAATGTTCTAAAACATGGGGAATGAGAGAAAGGATCCAAATGAGATAACCTTTAAATAATCAACATTGGTAATGGTTGGTTTCTGTCTGCAGATTTccactaaaataataaatatcattGCAAAATTCAAAAtcctgttatttttttaaatcagtgttacAACCACTACCAACATTGGATTATAaatgaatgcacaaacacaaatgacagGACAACTGTGTGATGGGATGGAAAGATCCATCCACTGGGGGCAGTCTGTCAGTTACTATACCTGATTGTAAGACGGGCTCAGTGACTAAGATTGTTCgcaaagagggggaggagaagggagagaaGGGCGGGTTAACCAGTGCTTCAACAGATAATACTAACACAGCAGTTGGTCAGCATTAATCTAACTGGGACagagcactgacacacagagattaCATTTCCCACttgacacagagcagacagacccTTCTATTGTGCAGAGCAGCTTCTGGCTACAACAAGTATGAGTtgaaacatgttaaaataatcaaacaatTCCCCTCTCTGgtggagcagagaggaaataaTATTCCTaaaattacaaaacacagaAGTTGAAACATGTAATATGGGGCAAATACTTTGTCACACTATCCATCAGTACCATTTTAGGCAGGATTGTGATCTGTTGACTCAAGGGAATACTCATGTTGTAAAGAATTACCGTAAAGACTGGAAGTGGTGAGCAAGGCCCGAGCTTTGTCGGCCAAATCACTGTTGAGTGTGGAGCCCAGCCTCAGGATGTCTATGGCCTCCTGCTTAGAGCTGTCAAAGAAGTTGTTCTGGATGGTCCTGGTCACAGAACGAGCTCCATCTTTTAGCTTCCCCGCCtacaaatggacacacacacacacacaaataaaaaaggattaGATAAAGCCATCTTAATTATTGGTTACACTCTGGCTTTGTGACAACAAGCCTGTACTTTTCAGTCCaaccacagaggagaagaaaaggaggaacaCATCAGAGAGATAGAAGACAGATTTCTGAACTGACCAGGAATCAAACCTGCTTCACGAGGTGAAAATTTCACTGACTGATGTGTGACATGGTTCAATTTAGTGTCATACGGTGATACTTTTGATTGATTTCTACAAGTTGTTGCTGTCAACAAATCAAGACAGCAGATAATTTTGGGGAACAATtggaaaagataaaataatttttaaaataattgctCAATAAGCGTGGGCGGTGGATATTTTCGGATTTCTATAGATCAGAGATCTCCATTGAGCGTCCAAGAGTTGCCAGGTCAAGACAGTACGCACCACCAAGATACCTTAAGGGGAGTAAAATCAAGTTTTCCcatcctccatcatcatcatttgaCCCACAGACACTGAAATCAACGATGCACCAGAAATAGACTCACACctcaaaaacaacatcagctggCTTTTGTTAACTTACCACACAAGtagagagagttccagaggacAGCAGAAAGAGATAGCACACAAGAGttaagaaacacaagcacacagttCTACATGCAGAGAGGATCAACTGTGCCACTGCATGTACGACGCACAACTAGCCATCATCATTCTGTACAGTGCTGTTTATGGTTAAATATCAAAGTCAAAAATGACTATTTAAGTCCTCAGTTCTGTTAGCATTTACCATACagctgtttcatgtttcatttctgttcataGTTACTCATTTCCCCTTCCATGACTGGAGCTGCTGTCACATTTTGCCAGGTGAGAACAACCATATAAACTACATatctaaaaaaacacataaacacattcaatgctgttattcattgttttatgaCCCCAGCCAGGAACAACAATCGGGAGGATGTTGTTACTGGAGGCTGAGCTACACTAGAAGTGACCATTGGAACAGTATCGCATGCTAAACCCAGAGTAAACTCATGGAAATCAACTGCAGCTTCAATAACCTGCAGAGCATCACATTCTTGCTTCAGTATGtttcacagtgtgtctgtgttggtgtaCCTTGGCCTTGCCATCCAGGGCACCAGTGCCAGCGTAGATCTTACTGACAGAGTCTCCGTTGGCAGACCACATTGTCCTGAAAACCTCCTGGAACCTGGCCACCAGCTGGGGTTTCTCTGTCAGGCTCATTTCCTCCAGCTGCTTTGGCAGCATCTAGTGTGGTGAGGAACAGggggttatatatatatatactaaaaGCATCATGGCTTTGACAGCAGAAATGCAAATGCTACTTTATAACAAAGCAAAAGCACATTGTACACTGTGTTAGAGTCCTACCTACCTCAAGGGCAAAAAAGGCCTGAACACTGTTGGTTCTGTCCAAACAGTCCAGACAGTTGGTCCTAATGGTCCCACCCTGAGtcctaaaaaaacacattatcatgttaagaagcaataagaaaaatgtaataGTATTCAATACATTTGTAGAAGTCCTCACCTTGTGATTCCCGTCTCTCCTGTGTAGTAGAAGAAGCCGCACTCTTCTATGAACTTGCTGAGGTAAGGTTTGAGGACACTGTGCAGTTTGTCTGCCTTGCCTCCCTTCACATTTTGATGGTAGTCAAAGTTCACCatcttcactgctgctgcatgctCTGAGGCCTTCAGGTGACTCTGAAAATAatagagaggaggaagacattCAAACTCAGTGTGAAAATGATGCGCATGCAAAGTGTGTCCTGCACCCACAAAGAAACATTAGTTTGCATTCGTTAATGCAAAACCAGCAGACTGTATTCCAAAGAAATCTGTGAGGGGCTCTGTTGATAGCTGCTTCGCTTCATCAGTATAAGAAAAGATTGACATTCAAGTTTTGCCGAACATATTTTGtaagtataataaataaatagttttagaTTTCTGCTGGTTTTGTGACAGCGTGAGTTTAACACAGTCATTTCTGTGTGGGACAGAGAACGGTTCCTCTCACCTGAAAAGCTTTGCTGAGCATGTGTTCCCCTTCCTTACTCCCGAGCAGGTTGATGATCACCTGTTTGCCGTACAGCCTCCGCAGTGCAGTGAAGTGTCTGGACAACACAGACGTATAGTGAGCAGTCTTCAGACACATTAATTTAAGCCTTCACGCACGTTAACATTGATTAAGCTTGATACATTCAGATTTATCAGCACACCAACATCATATctcaacagctgctgtgtccacatctgtactgtacagactgtataacacactgtttttattagCGAGGACTTGAAACCCACTGACAGGCCTGTATCATGTTTATCATCTATCTGTTCCTTGTACATGTGTGGTAAAGGAATGCAAATTACTTTGGATCTGAcatgaaacatcaaacatcaaacaatgGCATGCAAATGTGGACTCAAGCTTGTcatgtgaaatatgaatgttAAATGAATTCAAAGGCTGTAtaagtctttgtgttttcatgtaacGTTCTGCAGATGTGAGACTTGCATCTGCATGGCAGAGCGAGTACATTACATGAATTATGTTTTGCAAAGTAATAGACTGCAGGGACAAAGGAAAGGACACTGCTGAGTAGAGACACTTAAATGACCTCATAATGTAGATATGAAAGTAACAGTAGTGGGTGGAAAATCTATGCTACTGTTACAGTGTTTATGAAAGGAAGTTATTGTTGGCCTTTTTCTGTCTAAGACATTTCAACAGAGACAAATTAGTCTGTCACTGAAAATAGCTAACTACAGTACTTCTTACAAAGGATGAGTCGTGAGTCATGATCTGGGCAGATACTGATAAAATACTGTTTGCATTGGCAACTACTCAGTCTGAAAAAATTACTAATTTGTTTCAAAGTAACCATCTGACATGCTTGTCTTGACATGTTCAAGATACTAAAAAGGCTTTGCTCAACTCAGCCCTGCTGAATCCATGTTGTCCAAGATGTCTACGAATTAAAGAAACAATGTTGGTCTTCCGGGACATTTCCTACAGCATTCAAAGCAGCCCGGGTAACACTGCTACTTAAGAAACCCTGTCTCAAACCTGCATAATCCTGTCTTACTTCTTCCACTCCTATCCAAAGATATCAAACAGTTCTCAGGATTCCACTCACAGAATAAAATCAATCTGGTTTCAAGAGTGTCCACTCAACCGAAGCAGCTCTGTTGTCGGTGACAGAAGCTGTAAAAGACGCCAGAGCAGAAACACAGTCCTCTTTCCTTATCAGCTGCCTTTGACGCAGTTAACCATCACATTCGTCTCTCTATACTCTCAAACATGAGCATCTCTGGCTCGGCTCTTTCCTTGTTTATATCCTACCTCACAGGGCACTCCTGCTATTTACACCACCTCTCTGGGTCGGATTATTCGCTCACATGGCGTCTTGtatcactgctatgcagattACACACAGCTCTATCTGTAATTTCCACCTGACGACCCCTCGGTCTCTGCACGGATCTCTGAATGCCTCTCGGACATACATCATCtacatggatgaaggcacacAACCTCCACCTGAACCTCtcaaacctactatacaccatgacatagtctctggttctgcacccacctacttgaatgctCTTATACAGACATATACATATCACCCGTACTCTCAAGGCAattcaaacttttctcgtctgttgttccctgttggtggaacgtgctaccagttcctaccacATCAGGGGCGttcctctctacctttaaaaacctcctgaagacctccagctctttagAGGGTCTTCCGGCACATTACCTACAGCATTCAAAGCGGCTCAGGTAACGTCACTACCTAAGAAACCCTGTCTCAACCCTGCTCAGGTTGAGGACTATCAACCTGTCTTACTTCTTCCATTCCAGTCCggagtagtacttattgctgcactaacatgttcttctaattcttctaatttttttctttatgtgtatatctttatgtgtatgtgagtcTCAATCACCAAAAATGATATCTATGTACACTCTTTGGTATTAGCTTAATGAGAATTAACATTAAGCTACTTtctataaagaaacaaaacaaatgttcgTTTAGAAAGAATGTGGATAATTCCTACGAGGCTCATATTTGTGCTCTGCCCACCTGTTCTCAACTATTTACTGCCAGATAAGACAAGATGAGTAATCAAAGACTTGATCCATAGCTGTAGCACAGCTATTTTTGCAACTTTCTAAGCAGTATTTGGAAGGATGCAACTATTGAGAAGACACAATTGGCATAAAATGACAGAATagtctttatttgtttaatgttgaGATATGATAAGCTTTAAAGAACACactaacacatttcatttaaataccACTCCCAAAAGAGATGTGCAAAACGTCAAGAAAGGACTTCTACAAAGAAGCTGTCtgcaataaatataaaatacaggTTTATTAAGGTCGACAGCTAAGCAAGGGCTTCTGATTCGTCCTTTCAGTTTCCTGCTATATAGTGTCCTTTGAGGACACACTTCAATTAACATCTTCTCCGTCATGAGACTGAGAACATTTCTCTACTGTGGGTAATAACTACAGGAGACATAACATCACGGCATCTCCTCCTCAGAGGAACAGTAATCTGTCGGAGGCCAGATAAAGTGGCTGAAAACagcaacacccacacacacagaatattattattacctttCGAATGCTGGAGCATTTGCCTCAAATCCCCTTGAGAGTTTGACACGATGAGAGCCAAcctgcaggacagagacagacaaaaaagacacaagtcAAAGTGTCCCTCTTTACTTGAAATCAAATCCTTTAGAGGAAAACCTGGTGGTGAAGAATGAAGTTGGGAAAGAGATATTGGATAACATTTGAACAATGGAAACAAGACCTTTATAGTGGCCACAAAAAGAATGGCataggacaacaacaacacagggaGGCATAGGTAGATTTGTtcatacagagacagacactgagcAGTAGAGGAATCTTGTTGCCTGTCATCTCTCCAACACCTTTATTTATTCCTTTCCACTCTGCTTGCTTTTGTCTCACTAACTCTCATTTCAGCAGTACACTGCTGCAAACTGAAAGACGAGAAACACCAAAGAGGCCTTACAGAGGAGTAAAGGCAGACATGACCGCACCTTGGCTTAGCAGGACCCTTGCACAGTTGCTGCTGCACGGAAATCTACTCACTCTTTGCTGCAGGTCTTTACTTGTTCCCCTGTTGCTTCCTGCTCATCTGTGCCTGTGCACAAACTTTTATTAACCTCCTCTTGCTTTTTTCAaatctcctctctccctgtctttaATAGCTTCATGCCAGCTGATGTCATCATCCCTCCTGTGCTGTCGGTTTTGGCCTACTCCTTCATCTACTGTTTACAAGTATCATACACACATTTCAAGTCGAAACATCTCAACATAATGACCACTGCGTTTTCTCTGGCCATGTTATTGGGATCTCCTGACTCCAGTTTCTATCTCTCTTTTGCACCATCTGATTATCTTTTCCTCTGCTTTGTATTTCTTTGGCTTAAACGTTTACATGCGTCTATTTTGGCTTGGCCAGCCTCGACATTTCACTACAATGCTGCCATTTTGTCACTCCCTCTTCACTCTACTGTTGTGCAGGTCTCTGCTATGCATATTTAATAACTTCCTTAGATGGCCATCTAAAAAGGAATCGGGTTACAGCTGTATGTACACCTCAGGCTAAAACGTCTTCACATACTTCACATTCAATCCCAATAACAGATAACACCTGTAGTGTAAGTGGTTGAGTCACCCTTTTATCTCTTACTGTTCTACATTACTATAATAATGCAATATATTTCATGCCACTTACTATGTTTGTCCCTGACTAAAGAAACTGTCAGCTGATGACTAATCACAGAATTGCCTCAACCAATTCATTAGATGTTCGAAGGATTTCTTGAAACCTTGTGCTTGTTAAAATATAAAGCATATTTGTGcatattatcatcatcattattatagCCACATGTGGCCAAAATTTCACTATCGGCTCTTTCCCCGAATCAATATGAAAACTTATAGTAAGATTCTGTCATCAACCAGGACTCTAACACCCAATCGGGTCAGAGGGGTCAGACTGATGACTTCACTGATTTACATCTCTCCCAGCAGGGTTTTAAATACTACACTAGACTACAAGTAGGCTATGATTCAGAGACTATTACTAATGTAAATTAATTGTCAACACCTCTTCTTCTGGAAAAATAACTATCCATCCTGCTCAGGGTATGAATTAGAGAACATGGGGAGGAGAAGATAACCCTACAAAGCCACAATCAGTAGAGGGTACTAAGACTAGAACAATTTTAAAAGCAGGAGGACTATGATTCTGTCTGAAAACAACCCTGAGCCCAATCCTTTGTGTTCTGACCAAACCATAGACCTTGTGGACTAAATAGGTCACTAACATGGTCTTGGCTTCTCTTGGCAGTTTGATAGATTTAACAGCTAATTTTTCCATGATGTAAATTAACACCTAGAGAACATTTGTACTGTAAGTGAAAGGGGAGTGGCCCTGGGATGTTTTCAGACCAGGTTCTCACCTGACCAAAGAAGTCTGGGAgctgaggaaaacagaaaaatgcccTTTACCAACCACTGTATCTATCATTATCCTCCCCCACATCTGATTAAGTACAGCAGTCTGTGCAATGTCAAGACAAGGGCAGGAGAGTCCCAACATTGTGGTTTATGGTGTGCACTTAATGGCTGATCTTAGATCCGGCTTTCAATCTTAAATATAGCATCCCCAGGACAGGTACTGTGGACAGCAGCTGGATAAAAATCCATAATGAGATTTCCTGGTTTGGCATTGCACAGAGAGACCCCCTGTCTGCAGTATGAAAGCGCCAGCACCAGCAAGAGCCCgccctccaaaaaaacaaaacaggttatACCAGGTGGGGGTTCTCATCCAGCTGTTTAGGGTGCCGATTCTCATTCAGTTGCAACAAAACACCCTTAATGGATTTTTTCTGAACACAGCATGGACAAAAGATGTTAAAATTAGGAGGAAgatattattgtcattttgtaAGAACTCCATATTGGCATCTGTGGAGTAACCAATGGAGTCATCCAGAACAGCAGCGTTTACCAAATAGTCAGGGCTTGTACAGAAACACAAGGGATGTTTTAGGACTTTCATATGATATGACAACCTAAAAAACCTCAAATTCATGATTCTAAGCTGGATTTATAGGAAAGATTTAGCTTCCAATACCTGGATTCCTGGCTGTTCCCAGAAAAGAGGAATGGACCCACGGATCTGTATGAACGATGAGACTTTGTCATCCAGGAAAATAACCTGTTTAAAACAGATCACAGAGTTTGGTTAAGTTCATTTGCAttgtgacaaaacacacatgtagtcctaaaaacactattaaaacacgtgcacacacaagATCCACTATAGAGATCCCCCATGACTGTAGAATGCAGAGAGGGAAATGACTTTATAATCTagcatgtgtgtgagactgaAAAATAAAGGAGTATTCAGAGCAAAAggcagtgtgtttttaacacCTGACAGTAAAACCCTTGCACTCACATATGAAGCTTCTAATGTTCAATTTCTGTTACATTGCAGTAGTTCAAGTTATTCTGTCCAGCCTACATCTTTGTGTGCGCTTCGTGAAACAGGAACTGTAAAAAGGGAAAATGCAAACCGAGTCACTTTCCATGACGGAAAAGTAACGATTTCTACTGAAATATACATGCGCTTCTGATGATGTGCTGACtcagcataaataaataacttaaaactGCCGCGTCAATaagtcagtgtgtttatatattacTATCATCACTGTCCCTTTTCCTCTTGTCATTGAGTCAACATTAACTATGCATTCTATTCTACAGTGACGGCACAACATGTTTCACTACAAGGCTGCCCGTGAACAGTCAATAGATAACCAGTGTTTAAATAGACTGTATTAACCAGAGTCATGTGACTCTACAGACGAATGTCATTTATTAAGTATGCACAGACAGATTAACATCACAAGGATGTCCACACCGCCCCTTTCTGCTCACGTTTTTCACTGAACTGCTCTGATATACGATTACGAGAAACCATCAAGCTCACGGAACACTTCCAGATACTTTATCAGCTGGACTAAATAAACTATCCTCCCTCTGCACAGATGATTAGGATCCCAAACACCACTCCTCCCACTGTCCACTGTTGAGCTGCCAGAGTTGTTTAATCGGAACCTCACCCCATCggtcaaaacaataaatgatgaCCTCCAATGTTAGACGATCCTACTGCTATTCTTCATGAGCAGAGCAGTAACAATCAAAGTGACGATAGGCCTACTCCCCAAAACAAAtcatctgttttcagtttgcagTGTACTAGTAGCTACATCAAATCTTTAGATTCAGTTATTCAAAAATAAACCACTTAGGATGAA encodes the following:
- the synj1 gene encoding synaptojanin-1 isoform X5 gives rise to the protein MAFSKGYRIYHKLDPPPYSVIVETRTREECLMFESGAVAVLSAAEKEAIKSTYTKIVDAYGILGVLRLNLGDSMLHSLVVVTGCSSVGKVQDSEVFRVTQTDFISLKNDPGDEDRIAEVRKVLNSGHFYFAWSASGVSMDLSLNAHRRILEDTTDNRFFWNQSLHLHLKHYGVNCDDWLLRLMCGGVEIRTIYAGHKQAKACIFSRLSSERAGTRFNVRGTNDDGQVANFVETEQVIFLDDKVSSFIQIRGSIPLFWEQPGIQVGSHRVKLSRGFEANAPAFERHFTALRRLYGKQVIINLLGSKEGEHMLSKAFQSHLKASEHAAAVKMVNFDYHQNVKGGKADKLHSVLKPYLSKFIEECGFFYYTGETGITRTQGGTIRTNCLDCLDRTNSVQAFFALEMLPKQLEEMSLTEKPQLVARFQEVFRTMWSANGDSVSKIYAGTGALDGKAKAGKLKDGARSVTRTIQNNFFDSSKQEAIDILRLGSTLNSDLADKARALLTTSSLYVTEPVLQSASPRVLLGMCQNYHKYTKPKQIRVCVGTWNVNGGKQFRSIAFRNQTLNDWLLDAPKKAGHPEFQDSKANPIDIFAIGFEEMVELNAGNIVSASTTNQKLWAAELQKNISRDHKYVLLASEQLVGVCLFVFIRPQHAPFIRDVAVDTVKTGMGGATGNKGGVAIRLLFHTTSICFVCSHFAAGQSQVKERNDDYSEITRRLSFPMGRLLYSHDYVFWCGDFNYRISLPNEEVKELIKQQNWDALTAGDQLLDQKNAGLVFRGFIEGKLDFAPTYKYDLFSEDYDTSEKCRTPAWTDRILWKRRKWNFDKTAEELNVVGAASTFAENEDDPDHPWSPGTLKYYGRAELKTSDHRPVVSIIDVDILEVDPEARHQVYKDVIALQGPPDGTILVSLCSSGPDDYFDDALIDELLDKFAQFGEVILIRFVEEKMWVTFLEGYSALAALSLSASTVLDKVIDIRLKSPGWIRSLEEEMSVERICGSIPTSASSTLLAEDTDMGDDDYDMEGDVDDEVEEFLPQHLQPGAGSGPGSSPLPSPRTSPCPSPTHGEPSAPSRPSRGQPSRPPQDLSPASVRRELPGPPVDFQPGAPTSQGVEPKRPPPPRPQAPPARPAPPQRPPPPSGPKSPALPRPDAAAGRGQTAVGAPGPGGASRPNIPPRAGVISIPPQSRPPPPSHPGAPRPIPEVHPGAPRPIPDTHPGAPRPVPSAQPKPTDLPLGPPLSGPPPAEPPAMRPQVPSPMQPPLQPQPAAPPAQSQLPPPMQPTLPAPLQPQQAAAPKAGPPPPAAAAAAATAPPAGPPQGLASPKPPPRSRSSHALPPDAAKSDTAPAAQTNGLNGIQREAQWKPDPFDTLASDFLTSSSSPWHTTQSLTRGSSLRTPPSVPVSMVSSSTLPSSFSLQSSALSDLQALNSSSSSSLSTPSPFASSLLPPPPIPSRSRSQETLRASPGPLQSDPLPARPSSTNPFTGPMVQQRSLTPDFSIQRPAPALNLQRTMSALTQPLVPIPAAAPTSQPQRTMSLFGAPSTLVPTPAPRLPLTPEPSPVPALPLAPPSSIPPTLAPRRQPPPPGGKPTQQWVTFDDDFLPSTKTQQAPIFPSTSLVSQTQTLPSRSVFDSEPDWLSSTPSVFPTLPPPIPSRTSNPKLPEGPNDDCFFTRESTER